The Fusobacterium sp. SYSU M8D902 genome includes a region encoding these proteins:
- a CDS encoding transketolase, whose product MEKNIKKLEKIARKVRRDIIEMIFEANSGHPGGSLSCVDILTTLYFSELNINPEKPKDENRDRFVLSKGHAAPALYSILANRGYFDEKLLKTLRQYGSILQGHPDMKKVPGIDMSTGSLGQGLSVANGMALAGKVSNKDYRVYIIMGDGEQQEGQIWEAAMTSAHYKLNNLCAFIDLNNLQIDGEVDKVMGIEPIVDKWKAFGWNVLQIDGHNFQQIFDALEKAKKEKEKPTVIVAKTVKGKGVSFMENVCGFHGTAPTLEEKNRAIAELLD is encoded by the coding sequence ATGGAAAAAAATATAAAAAAATTAGAAAAAATAGCTAGAAAAGTAAGACGAGATATAATAGAGATGATATTTGAAGCAAATTCAGGACATCCAGGTGGTTCACTATCATGTGTAGATATTTTAACTACACTATATTTTTCTGAACTAAATATAAATCCTGAAAAACCTAAGGATGAAAATAGAGATAGATTTGTACTTTCTAAAGGACATGCAGCACCTGCCTTATATTCAATATTAGCAAATAGAGGTTATTTTGACGAGAAATTGTTAAAAACTTTAAGACAATATGGTTCCATTTTACAGGGACATCCAGATATGAAAAAAGTTCCAGGAATAGATATGTCCACAGGTTCTTTGGGACAAGGATTATCAGTAGCTAATGGAATGGCATTAGCTGGGAAAGTATCAAATAAAGATTATAGAGTTTATATAATAATGGGAGATGGAGAGCAACAAGAGGGACAAATATGGGAGGCTGCTATGACTTCTGCTCATTATAAACTTAATAATTTATGTGCTTTTATTGATCTTAATAATTTGCAAATAGATGGTGAAGTAGATAAAGTAATGGGAATAGAACCAATAGTGGATAAGTGGAAAGCATTTGGATGGAATGTTTTACAAATAGATGGACATAATTTTCAACAAATTTTTGATGCATTAGAAAAAGCTAAAAAAGAAAAAGAAAAACCTACTGTTATAGTGGCAAAAACAGTGAAAGGAAAGGGAGTTTCTTTTATGGAGAATGTGTGTGGATTTCATGGAACAGCACCAACACTAGAAGAAAAAAATAGAGCTATAGCTGAATTATTAGATTAA